Genomic DNA from Triplophysa rosa linkage group LG6, Trosa_1v2, whole genome shotgun sequence:
NNNNNNNNNNNNNNNNNNNNATGGATCAGCTGTGCTGTATGTGGCAACGAAAACCTTAACGCGTCCCTGGGTGGGCTCGAACCACCAACCTTTCGGTTAACAGCCGAACGCGCTAACCGATTGCGCCACAGAGACCGACAGAGGTGGCAGGCGGGCGAGGGACGGCGGCAGAACGAGACATGGAATTCGTTTCTCAGACTTGGTTTGATTTGGAAACAAACAGCAGAGCTTTGCAGAGTCATAACCACATACGTCGCAGCACGCCAATATAGCGGATGCTTTCAGAGAGCCCTTTTTGCCGCATATTGGTTAAGAGTCATTGCGCCTTCTGTATTTTACCAAGAAGATGCACAAACATCCCGTCACCTGGCCTGATGAAAAGCACCAAGAACAGAAGGCTCTTACACGCCCAACATGGGGCTCGAACCCACGACCCTGAGATTAAGAGAATCATGCTCTACTGACTGAGCTAGCCGTGCGCACCTCAGCCAGAGATTTAGGATGACACTACGGAACACTGGCTAAATTTGGCGGTTAATTGACTTTAAAGCAACGGATAGGAAGCAGTTAAAGGAATCTAGTGAGTTCACAGTAAATTTTGCAGTGTTAAATAAACTCTATAAGAGTTATATTTAACACTGGGCCCGAGTGTATTTGGTCCCACTCAGAAATGGTGATAAATTGACTCTCATCATGGTgttacatttccagagtaaaATTAACTCTATTTTGAGTAAAAAATTAACACTGTTCAACACTAAATAGTGTTTCTACAGTTTAACACTTAGGGGGAAGTTACTCTGTTTGGTGTTACCACAGTTTAACACTAATACAGAATTAACTCTacatttatgaaatattaaCACTAATGagagtttatttacatttttaatagtgTGAAATTATCGTAACCAGAGTAAAATTTTACCACTCATTTTGTGTTGTAAGTGTCAATTTTTCACTCTGtggtgtaaatatatatttgttggAAAAGTAATAATCACTGTGTTATTAGCTATAAACATTACTAAGGAAAGTATATTTTACATCTAAAAACTAAACAATAACTGTTCTACAAtgtgaaattaacatgttttcaaaacaaagaatacagaacatctttttcacatttgaaaCATTTATTAACTTTCAGGCTCAGGATACAAGCACAAGTCATGTCTGCATGAAATGGCAATACGGCACTATATGCAATGCAGAATCTGTTTTACCATATTTCATCTGAAGATCAAATGGCTTGAAATAACACAGCTCATTAACATTCACAACTTTTAAAACTCTTTCTGGATGCAGTCTGACTGTAAATGCATGGTAATGGTCATCAAAAAATACAGTTTCCATAAGTGTTCCTAATAACAGCACATTTTCATCTTTCACAGCAATAGACTTGACCTTGCAAAATACTGGCATTTCACATGTTACATCTGTACAGATAATACAGTCAGGTCGATACTCTGTACCATGGTGTTTGATCCACTTTACTGAATACACAGATTCTGACATTACCACTCCTAGTTTGGAAGCAATCTCTTGGCCGCCTTTAAGTTCACTCAGTTCCACCATCTTTCCTGGGCCAAGCGACAATCTGTACTGGCTAAAAGACTCCCAGCACATTGCCATACAACTCTGGTGCTTTATTGCCAACGTTTTGgtgatgtttttaaaacttttcaattgtgttttaaagAACTTATGTTTAGCCTCATAGCGCATACACCACATGTGGAGAATTGGTCCAATTTTTCTTATACACCGTGGGTAATGTATCATTATGTGATGCTTGGGCAAAAGATTTTTCTCAGGAAATAATTTTTTGAATAGCTGGTGATGttcaattattaaatatttaagaaaagtgGTCATGCCATCGGTTTGGACTGGTGAAAATGCTACATTAGCAATGTGCAGAAGTAAAATCAAAAGATGCCAGTGTTCATCATCTCTCTGCACTAAATCTCCAAATATTAGGGGCATGTTGCGCAACAAACACCAACTTTGAATGGCATTTAAACCCAAATCATTGCTTCCATCAAACAATTTGACTGCTGGAGGACGGTTCCTCTGCTGAGTGTATCCATAGTCAAAAGCATGTATTCTACCTGCAAGATCATCAGCACTTAGAAAATTTTGCTGAACGTACTGCAGAACAAGTTTTACCTCTAGCTGGGCAACTCCTTCTAGAATGTCGTGCATTATATCCACAGCAAAATTGTTGGCTGTGTTGAAGTACTTGAGTGAAtttaacgcacacacacgtttgaCACCATAAACATGAGGTAGTGTAGAATCAGTTTGTAAAGTGTCACAGTGCAAATCATGCATCTCAGTTGTTCTAAGTACGACCTCTGGGTTATCTTCACAGAACACAGACTGAAAGTGATCTATCTCAAGAAGACAGAAACGACAACAATATCGAGCCCTAAATGACTCAAGAAACCCAAGCAAGCTGTGTAAGCCCAGATTATCTCCAGTGACTTGAACAATAGTACCTCTAACAAAATCTCCAGTTAACGGATTCTCAACCCCTTCAATCTCAAGCACTTTCAAATCATTAACTAAAGGCTCAATTATAGAATTAAAACCATATCGCCTTGATATCCTGTGCATGAAAGAGAGcacataaatgaatattaaccaGTGAGGAGTTAAAAACTGGGGGGAAATTCCTTAATGTAAAATAGATTGCACCCAATTTGTGTATACCTTTTTTGGAACCCAACGGATTAGCAGTTTCGAAATCATCATAAAATAGTTGAATTTGTAAGGCATCTTTTTCTGAATTAaataagggattacttttaaaatatgctGCATCACTTAAGTCGACATAAACACCTTCCTTTGGAACATGCCTGGGTTTAAACAAATCAGTAAGGTGTGGATTTTGTAACATTGCCTTAAGTGTTTCTAAAATGGGAATGTAAGCAAATTTATCAGTCACAACAACTTGATCAAATGTTCCTGAGGTTTAATTTCTCCTGCTGTCAAATCTTGTGCCAAGAACTATTTGACTTGGCTCAACGGTTCCCCATTTTTCTGTAAAGATTCTCTTTCGTTTGGCTTCAGAATTTAACAAAGTGAATGGATTTTCCAAATTTTCAAATGAATTTTCTATTTTCCTTTTAGTTGCAGTATCTTGAGGGGACAGACAGAGCAAAGCTGCATCCTGGGCCTGACTATGGATCTCAAAAACTATTTCCTCCATAGataaaacaaaaccatttaaaacagaCTGACTTACTCCAGCAACTCTTAGTTCTGCAACAGCAGACGCACACATATCCAAAGTGCTCTTTTGTGACTTTAACAGTACAGACGCAGAGGCTACCTCTCCAGGACTGCCAGTCTGATCAGATGTTTCTGCATTACTTTGTTCATCTGTATTGGCAGTCTCACGGTTgtcaaatgtttcaaaactccGATCACTTTGCTCAGCGTGTTTTACGTGCAGATGTTTCCTAAAGCCTGAAAAAGTCCCAAACACAGAACCACAACCTGCCTCTACACACTTTAGGCGAAGAGTCTTTCCTGGAACAAACCCATGAACTAATCTAAAGTGCCTAAGAAGCATTTTTGAACCATTTAACTCAGcctcacaaacaaaacacttcatcttGGCAGAAAAACTTAAGGCACCTAACTAAGCAGCCTTGCTCTCACCTCAGCAACACGTGGACTCTCTTTCACTTTTCCAACATCTATGTTGTACACAGTGGTCTGGATGAAAGTGTACATGTTGTGTAGCATAGTGTTGTAAGAGGTGCCAAAAACATAGTGTGCCTTAAAGAGTTCGTCAAAGGCACCAAGAGAAGAGGTTGACTTGCATGGAATGGCATGCTGATCAAGAATGACGAAGTATTGGTGAACTGAATTCTTCTGAGGTCCCACAGCCAGGAGATAGGGCTGAGCACTAGCAGTGATGACTCGAAGATGCTCATTAATGTTTGTTCCACTCTGAGAAGACAAAGGAAATTACAGAGAATCACTAATAAGTTaattaagaaaaagaaaaaaagaaaaaaaaacacgaaCCTTCTTGAAGACAACAAGATGTCGCTCAGCTTGAGAGGCAGAGACCTTTCCTGGTCTCTTTCGGCCTTGAGCAGAAGGAGGGATCAGATGCAGTAGCAGCACTATAGAAGCGAGATCACTGTCCCAAACTGTTCAGACACATGACACAGCAATGTTAGCAAACCTTGATCAATAATCAAACCtaaaactaacacacacacacacacatatacgtaTGTATATGCGCACTTATTTTTCATAGAATTCATACtgaaaatatatacatgtaaaatTCATCTGAAATGTTTTACCAAAATTAAGTCTCTCATCCGAGTCATCTGTGGGAGATTCAGCTGCTAGCAGGAGTTCTTCTACATCACCAGTAGTTGGAAGCTTTTTGCACTGctgaatgacttttttcttgAAGGCAGTCGTCCACTTCTCCAGTAGCTTTCCTGACAGTCCTTCTCCAaaacatcagaacaaagtcTTGCTCAATCTAAGACAGGGCAGAAAATAAAGAGAACCAGGCAATTCACTATTAGATATAAATCCATTAAATCAATCTAGGCATTCTAGACAACAGTAAAtccattttaaaagtaattaaaatgatttttataaatactttaCCAAGCCTTTGATGTCTTTGAAACGTGGAAACACTGTCAGTATATCACCTGACTGCACAGGGTCAAGAACCATCTTGCGGCGATAGTCAAATGtcaatttcattttctttttgacTGCTTCCTCATCAGCTGAATGGCTCATGAATGCAATAGCTTCTTTGCATTCCTCCTCACTCAAGACAGTCTCAGGGGTAAACTCTGACTCCCGTCTTACAGTTGGTCCACCACCAGACATGCCCTCAGCAGACAatccttgttctgatgaacaacaaAGCAATTAAGGTTAAAAGAATGCTACATGAAATAAATccctatttatttaaaacagacTCCTCTTAGAACAAATAAAGAGGTAACAGTTACGAgatatgtaaaaaaaagcacaaaacgTCAGATTTCACAATTTCATTCCGAACCTCCAAATGATGCTCTTCGATCCTTCGCCAAGCCtctctgtattgtttttatccTCCATGCCAAATACCCAGTGCCGCTCTCACCATCGTAGTAATGCTCCTTAGAAAgataaaatacagaaaaaagttttaaaattcATAAGCAAATAACAACTCAAGAGAAAAGTACCTAACCTGTACTATGGCTGTGTGATTAGCAGTATTAAAGATGTGttaaatcaaaacacacacacacacacatatatatatatatatatatattagagagagagatttttaaAACAATGATACTTACGTAGCCATTTTTGGCGTAAGGGTCACTGAGGTAAGGGAACAAACCCACAATTCCTCtggcatatttttctttcatatgcCTTGGTGGTGATGTActgcataataataaaaaacccaATTGTCTTTATTCTAGGTttacaaaacaaattaataGAACTATAATAAGAGATCACATTTACTCcagtaatatatatattaccCATTCTTTTCTGTCATGTCAGCTGCTAGAATGTTGACCATTTTTCTCCTTGTGTCATCCCCCAAAGACTTGGTTTGgttgtattcatttattatccGGTCACCACCAGGTTTCTGGACAAGAACGGATTCCACCAACTGTtccgaaaacaaaaatgttacttCAAACTATTTTTTTCAAGATAATTTCACACATTCTTTTAAACTTTAATAATAGAaatataaaattgatttaaattgtttatatatagaTTGATCAGTCTCAACAGTCTCTTGCCCACCTTTTTAGCTTCTTCATCTAGCCTCATTCGTTTACTGGAAGAGCTTTCTTCAATAATGAGTGTATCCTGTGAGTCAGTAGAGATGGAGGATGAAGACAGAGACCGATCTGACTGCACAGGAGAGGCTTGAGAGGAAGATTCCAAGCCTGGTTGGTTATGGGGGGAGGAATCTTCATGATACTAATAAGCATTGAGGAATTTTCTACCAAGTAACGTAATAAATAGATACCTGCACCATTTGTTATGGTAAGAACTCCAACTGAGGGATCTTTAATTACATCCTCAAAAACATCTCCATCCACCTCAGTCCCTGATTCATCAAGAACCTTCACATTCTCCAGTACACTTGGGACTCCAAACTTTAAAAAGGCTgaaaaaatatatgcaaattaGTGAGAAAGGTAATGGTCAGTTACTTACTGATAACTTTGACATCATCAGGGCACATGCAACATTACTTACCAGCAGACAAAAATGCCTCCAGGCTCAGCTCAGTTATTTTAACAAATTTTTGGGTATCCCCTAGTTTCACCTTGATCAGCATACTCTACACAGATGACAGGAAAAAGGTTTAGTGCCCAACATATAATATGTACATGCATTCTGCTGCAACAGCTCACGTAGTAAATCACAGTATTTGTGAGTAGAACAGGTACAATGTAGCAAAGAAACTACAAACATTTGTGTATTAATACTAGTGTTTTACTTAATGCATGACATTTGTATTGAAATGAAAAGATACACTCAAAATACTACCTCACTTATCCAGTTACAAATCCAATAAGTTACCTGCAATAGATAATTGTAAAAAGGGAAATAACAAAACGTTAAATCTGCAATAATATGGACTATGGAATGACAAATATATAGTTCTTCAATCGGTTTCATGTTCAAGACTGAGGCGCTTATCAAAAACACTGATGTTTAAATTACTTACACTAGAACAAACAAGATCCGATCCGATCAAGTAACCTATGGTGTATGTCTAACAGCAATAACATTAAATAGTCATTCGTGATAACGAAATGAGAACgttaaaatgatgaaaacgCAGCAGGCATTTGAAAGAAACTTTTCCgcctttttcttcttctgttaTAATGGCGGAACAGCGCCTTCGTTTCGCGGCCTTGAAACAAGTTAACACAAATCTCATTGCGCCATCTACAGTATGTGGCTTCAATAAAACGACAAAGGTGACGTTAAACAAACGTCttcatattttataattattggCGACACTAAACAgattgaatatttaatgatctAAACAGTCGCATATATTGTTACTGTTTAAATATAATTACAACATTAATTATGaccatatttttgttttcgTGATTTAGGTTCTGTATCTAACGTCATAAAACATTCTGAAACGCAACAAAACAATCAAACCCACAACATCGTTAAGCGTCTATTAACATCTATTAAGTATTCACATTTAAGTTAACTTATATAAAAGACATTCACCACAGCTAGACCCAAAACATAGACATTTAGACCTTCCAATAGACACGTTGTATgacttaaatgattaaaaaaacactaacgTACAGCACACATCAAGCTAAGGCAACAGATAAAGTAATCAAGTAAAACTATTGACATAATTTAAGCTTTATCATTCCCATACTGACTAAAAATATTTCTCCAACGCATGCACTTGCCTCGAGGTTAGTTAAGTCGAGTTTAAACCAACCAAATTTCGCAAATGTCATCAAACTGCTTCCAGTGCAGTAATATAGCACATATATTCACATAATCCACAGTAAATTTTGCAGTGTTAAATAAACTCTATAAGAGTTATATTTAACACTGGGCCCGAGTGTATTTGGTCCCACTCAGAAATGGTGATAAATTGACTCTCATCATGGTgttacatttccagagtaaaATTAACTCTATTTTGAGTAAAAAATTAACACTGTTCAACACTAAATAGTGTTTCTACAGTTTAACACTTGGGGAAAGTTACTCTGTTTGGTGTTACCACAGTTTAACACTAATACAGAATTAACTCTacatttatgaaatattaaCACTAATGagagtttatttacatttttaatagtgTGAAATTATCGTAACCAGAGTAAAATTTTACCACTCGTTTTGTGTTGTAAGTATCAATTTTTCACTCTGtggtgtaaatatatatttgttggAAAAGTAATAATCACTGTGTTATTAGCTATAAACATTACTAAGGAAAGTATATTTTACATCTAAAAACTAAACAATAACTGTTCTACAAtgtgaaattaacatgttttcaaaacaaagaaCACAGAACAactttttcacatttgaaaCATTTATTAACTTTCAGGCTCAGGATACAAGCACAAGTCATGTCTGCATGAAATGGCAATACGGCACTATATGCAATGCAGAATCTGTTATACCATATTTCATCTGAAGATCAAATGGCCTTTTGCACTGctgaatgacttttttcttgAAGGCAGTCGTCCACTTCTCCAGTAGCTTGCCTGACACTCCTTCTccaaacatcaaaacaaagtCTTGCTCAATCTAAGACAGGGCAGAAAATAAAGAGAACCAGACAATTCACTATAAATCCATGAAATCATTAATCTAGGCATTCTAGACAACAGTAAAtccattttaaaagtaattaaaatgatttttataaatactttaCCAAGCCTTTGATGTCTTTGAAACGTGGAAACACTGTCAGTATATCACCTGACTGCACAGGGTCAAGAACCATCTTGCGGGCAgaaggtgtaaagagtacctgaaaaccatacttaagtaaaagtacagataccttgcagtgaaaattactccattacaagttacaagtcaccaattccaaaacgacttgagtaaaagtcttcgagtatctgatttgaacagtacttgagtattttactcatactgaatgtaggctcaaagaagcactagtcctcaacatgTCAgtggaaaaactagaaacagtcgatttgtgaggagagcaatcgcatttattttcttaaatcataataagactgaacacctcaaaattgcaacaaatcatggccgacatcataacctactgtacgtctattacaaacacccaagtctcatttaagctcaactgctcataagtaaaccaaactccttcaaaaaggtctcttcaatataacggataaataaagtaatgttaagtaaaatcaaaaagtcaaagcctttttgcactggacatgctggtttgggcctcatggccagctgcagtcatgtcctcatttcacatacactgttagcccttacctgccatttctacagtaatatactgtattggcaacactgttgcctgctagttactgtaggtgttttacagtaaactactgcaatggctgtttgaagatacattaataaagaatctattaacgcacttaagtcacacagtcttagatgaacaagtgtaaataacagatgaacacaataaatctgtcaagatttcaccagaggagaattaaacacaaacatcaataacatcttcacatattacagacaccactttcactttatttctgtcatctgtgtaagatcttattgagattgaactctagttcatagtggttcaattatgttttaagtcaccattatggcgatcagtgtttgctttggttggactctttgactttcttgtagctttaaaatgtacacttatacaataacactgaaagggactttacaggaaccgcaactttatgtttgcttagtaactgaagatacatctgaaagaattcaatcattaaataataataatatagcatttaagatttattaagatatgtttggtaaagtgattacatgttataatggaaagatctctgtcagaaaatctttctttgcaattgagacacagttagacacttgacatacaaacctcaatgGCAATCAAGACAGATAACAGAACAAACATTGggatcatgaatgagttttgtactatgatgttacccagcatgcattgccgcatgaagctgttcatttgttgattgtcaccattgttgagattcatatgtgaattgttcatttctctgtgtccgactcattctataggttaatattttgtctatatagtgtgagagcacttttgaaaattgaaatactatacattctttttactggtttacatcacttcatggcaatagtcccaccacatggtcaaattttgagcaaacatgtttagagcacatttaggaagagttagttttaaaaataagagcttttgtagatgtgtgacctacagtaactagctggcaagagtgttgccaatatattactgtagaaatagcgggtaagggctaaccgtgtataaaccgccagcgattgacatctacctgatactgcactcatattcatataaagaagccatgttgacaagtttttgtaagttatagcaaaatccacaagattgtagtaccttcaatgccctgtgaatggcaatattaattataagataggtgccatgcaaaatgtaatgtgtaactgcattagtcattacaaatgtagtggagtaaagagtacatatacttgttcaaaaatgtagttaagtagagagtaaaagttgctaatatctttactactcagtacaactacaaagtagccaaaaagatacttaagtaaagtaactaagtacatttactccaataacTTTACACCACTGTTTGCGGCGATAGTCAAATGtcaatttcattttctttttgacTGCTTCCTCATCAGCTGAATGGCTCATGAATGCAATAGCTTCTTTGCATTCCTCCTCACTCAAGACAGTCTCAGGGGTAAACTCTGACTCCCGTCTTACAGTTGGTCCACCACCAGACATGCCCTCAGCAGACAatccttgttctgatgaacaacaaAGCAATTAAGGTTAAAAGAATGCTACATGAAATAAATccctatttatttaaaacagacTCCTCTTAGAACAAATAAAGAGGTAACAGTTACGAgatatgtaaaaaaaagcacaaaacgTCAGATTTCACAATTTCATTCCGAACCTCCAAATGATGCTCTTCGATCCTTCGCCAAGCCtctctgtattgtttttatccTCCATGCCAAATACCCAGTGCCGCTCTCACCATCGTAGTAATGCTCCTTAGAAAgataaaatacagaaaaaagttttaaaattcATAAGCAAATAACAACTCAAGAGAAAAGTACCTAACCTGTACTATGGCTGTGTGATTAGCAGTATTAAAGATGTGttaaatcaaaacacacacacacacacatatatatatatatatatatattagagagagagatttttaaAACAATGATACTTACGTAGCCATTTTTGGCGTAAGGGTCACTGAGGNATTCAAATTAACACAAAAGAGAACACTTAAAAGAGCGTACCTTTCGATCCGTGGAAAGAGAAAATGGCGCCGACCAAAAACTTCTGTAACTGTCCTGATCTTCTCGAAGGAGGTTGCTTGAAGGGGCGGGGCTTAACAGAGTGAAGCTAACGTCTCAGAATTTTACTCTGATAATTTTCACCAACACTAGGGGCATCTTTCACCATTTGTTGTTAAGTTGACTCCTTAAGTGTAAATATAGAGTAACACTGCTTGATTAACACTGCCGATTTTACTGTGTTGGTAATTCACTCAGGAAGCACTTTTAGTGGGTTCGtcgcagtgttaattttgacagcaaattttgattcagttttagtcatagtcttttgacgaaaatgcaatttagttttagtcacattttagtcaaccccatcattttagttttagtctagttttagtcgacgaaatatgaaaaacattttagtcgaataatatacattatatttagtctactaaaatctaaatggtttaaatcatttacttaaagtaattaaatcttccatacaaagattcaactgttttgacataatttacttcaccttaaaatgaaattaaaccaggtcattacctttatttttcagaaaagttcagtaactagatttgcattgttggaacacagaatattagaccatgaatgacatgttccagttcattcaatcccatttgactcaattgactcgttaagtagggcgtttcattcagttcattcaaccaatgaaacgctctgacagggctcacactcaaaggctattggctcatggaatgcctctttgaagaaagagctgcactgtctttgctgatacagcaatgaatgagaaatagctttcaaaaagacatattatataaattgtattacatttctttaatcatgcaaacatgttacatacttggttcgaatgtacagtttgactcacttcatcacttctataatcagtagaggacagcgctggtttcttttggctgactttatgttgcatttcacgttatgcagcagctcgtgttaagttaacataggcatataaaaacctttgtgctgccttcgtaatgtgtttcggggtaactcgcctgcagtcgcacttcaagtttgcggcgttttaccggcgatcgtgaaggaaaataagacgctttgtaaaccgcgtggagacacagaatacagtgtgtgcttccccttctcccagagacttctctctaccatttatatgagataagcacatgcgcgcaaactgatgtccgccaggtgggacaagaatattttcgtctcgtttttattagttgacgaaaatgt
This window encodes:
- the LOC130556120 gene encoding uncharacterized protein LOC130556120; the encoded protein is MVNILAADMTEKNGTSPPRHMKEKYARGIVGLFPYLSDPYAKNGYEHYYDGESGTGYLAWRIKTIQRGLAKDRRASFGEQGLSAEGMSGGGPTVRRESEFTPETVLSEEECKEAIAFMSHSADEEAVKKKMKLTFDYRRKMVLDPVQSGDILTVFPRFKDIKGLIEQDFVLMFWRRTVRKATGEVDDCLQEKSHSAVQKASNYW